The following proteins come from a genomic window of Myroides odoratus DSM 2801:
- the mraY gene encoding phospho-N-acetylmuramoyl-pentapeptide-transferase, with translation MLYYVFQYLESFFKIPGAGVFQYITFRSGMAMIFSLLISIIYGKRIISRLRKMQIGETVRELGLEGQKEKSGTPTMGGVIIIIATLIPVLLFAKLDNIYVLLLILTTIWMGAIGFLDDYIKVFKKDKEGLKGRFKVVGQVGLGLIVGAVLYFSPAVTVREVPSKHMLSEVAISQYDVKSTATTIPFFKNNEFDYSMLISWMGEGAQDYAWLIFIPIVIFIVTAVSNGANLTDGIDGLAAGTSAISTFVLGIFAFISGNVIFANYLDIMYIPNSGEMTVFVSAFIGALIGFLWYNTFPAQVFMGDTGSLTIGGIIAVLAIAVRKELLIPVLCAVFFAETLSVVLQVSYFKYTKKKYGEGRRIFLMSPLHHHFQKKGYHESKIVTRFWIIAILLGVFCVISLKLR, from the coding sequence ATGTTGTATTACGTATTTCAATACTTAGAAAGTTTTTTCAAGATACCTGGAGCAGGCGTGTTCCAGTATATTACGTTTCGTTCAGGTATGGCGATGATCTTCTCTTTGTTGATCTCCATTATTTACGGAAAGCGAATTATCTCGCGTTTGAGAAAAATGCAAATTGGAGAAACAGTTAGAGAACTAGGTTTAGAAGGACAAAAAGAAAAATCAGGAACCCCAACAATGGGTGGTGTTATCATCATTATTGCAACTTTAATCCCTGTATTATTGTTTGCTAAATTAGATAATATCTATGTGTTGTTACTTATTTTGACAACCATTTGGATGGGAGCTATTGGGTTCTTAGATGATTATATTAAAGTATTTAAGAAAGATAAAGAAGGACTAAAAGGACGATTTAAAGTGGTGGGCCAAGTTGGTTTAGGACTTATTGTTGGAGCAGTTTTATATTTCAGCCCAGCGGTTACAGTTCGAGAAGTACCATCGAAACACATGCTAAGTGAAGTGGCGATAAGTCAATACGATGTGAAATCTACTGCAACAACAATTCCTTTCTTTAAGAATAACGAGTTTGATTACAGTATGTTAATCAGTTGGATGGGAGAGGGCGCGCAGGATTATGCTTGGTTGATTTTTATTCCCATTGTAATTTTTATCGTAACTGCGGTGTCTAATGGGGCGAATTTAACAGATGGAATAGACGGCTTAGCTGCCGGTACCTCTGCGATATCCACTTTTGTGTTGGGTATTTTTGCCTTTATATCGGGGAACGTAATTTTTGCGAATTACCTTGATATCATGTATATCCCCAATTCAGGGGAAATGACCGTCTTTGTCTCCGCGTTTATTGGAGCATTGATTGGATTCTTGTGGTATAATACATTCCCCGCTCAAGTATTTATGGGCGATACAGGAAGTTTAACCATCGGAGGAATTATCGCAGTATTAGCGATAGCAGTACGCAAGGAGTTATTGATTCCAGTGTTATGCGCTGTGTTTTTTGCAGAAACACTATCGGTAGTATTGCAAGTGAGTTATTTTAAATACACGAAAAAGAAATACGGTGAAGGAAGGCGAATATTTTTAATGTCACCCTTACATCACCATTTCCAAAAGAAAGGATACCACGAAAGTAAAATCGTTACCCGTTTTTGGATTATCGCGATTCTTTTAGGAGTATTCTGTGTGATTTCATTAAAACTGAGATAA
- a CDS encoding UDP-N-acetylmuramoyl-L-alanyl-D-glutamate--2,6-diaminopimelate ligase encodes MKKIKDILYKVEIQSIVGSTDATIDHLTFDSRQVKSNTLFIAIVGEVVDGHAYIKQAIEQGATAIVCQVLPSDLVEGVVYVVVEDSNRALALIAANFYDNPSHKLKLVGVTGTNGKTTIATLLYNMFTSLGYKVGLLSTVNIRIGAALYETSHTTPDSITINAYLNQMAEEGCEFCFMEVSSHGVVQHRTFGLHFEGGIFTNLTHDHLDYHKTFAAYRDAKKMFFDQLGKTSFALTNLDDKNGPVMVQNTKAKVCTYALKNMADYKGQILESQFSGMLMKINQQELWVQLIGAFNASNLLAVLGATVELGVPQEEALVHLSKLASVEGRFQYIVSSKQVTAIVDYAHTPDALANVIATINSIRTNNEQLITVVGCGGNRDKTKRPEMGKIASDLSNRVIFTSDNPRFEEPAAILEDIEAGVEPQNKMKTVVVEDRKQAIKLACQQATAGDIILIAGKGHETYQEIKGVRSHFSDLEIVKEFLEL; translated from the coding sequence GTGAAAAAGATAAAAGACATATTATACAAAGTAGAGATACAGTCTATTGTTGGATCGACAGATGCAACAATAGACCATTTGACTTTTGACTCACGTCAAGTGAAGTCAAACACTTTGTTTATTGCCATAGTAGGTGAAGTAGTAGATGGGCATGCCTATATCAAGCAAGCAATTGAGCAAGGAGCAACGGCTATTGTATGTCAAGTTTTGCCAAGTGATTTGGTAGAAGGTGTAGTCTATGTTGTTGTAGAAGACAGCAATAGAGCTTTAGCGCTTATCGCTGCTAATTTCTATGACAATCCTTCACATAAATTAAAATTAGTAGGTGTAACGGGAACGAACGGAAAAACAACAATCGCAACATTGTTGTATAATATGTTCACCAGTTTAGGGTATAAAGTAGGATTACTATCAACAGTAAATATCCGCATAGGAGCAGCGCTTTATGAAACTTCTCATACAACGCCTGATTCAATTACTATTAATGCGTATTTGAATCAAATGGCAGAAGAAGGATGTGAATTCTGCTTTATGGAAGTGAGTTCACATGGTGTGGTTCAACATCGTACATTCGGACTTCATTTTGAAGGAGGGATTTTTACGAATTTGACGCATGACCATTTGGATTACCACAAAACATTTGCCGCTTATCGCGATGCAAAAAAAATGTTCTTTGATCAGTTAGGAAAAACAAGCTTTGCTTTGACTAACCTAGATGATAAAAACGGCCCTGTGATGGTACAAAATACCAAAGCAAAGGTTTGTACGTATGCGTTGAAAAACATGGCGGATTACAAAGGACAAATTCTAGAAAGTCAATTTTCTGGGATGTTGATGAAAATCAACCAGCAAGAATTGTGGGTACAGCTAATCGGTGCATTCAATGCCTCTAATTTATTGGCGGTATTAGGTGCAACAGTAGAATTAGGCGTGCCACAAGAAGAAGCATTGGTACACTTGAGTAAGTTAGCAAGTGTGGAAGGTCGTTTTCAATACATTGTTTCATCTAAGCAGGTGACAGCAATTGTTGATTATGCGCATACTCCGGATGCTTTAGCTAATGTTATTGCAACAATTAATAGCATTCGCACCAACAATGAGCAACTGATTACGGTTGTTGGATGTGGTGGGAATAGAGATAAAACAAAACGCCCAGAAATGGGTAAAATAGCATCTGATTTGAGTAATAGAGTAATCTTCACTTCAGATAACCCTCGATTCGAGGAGCCTGCAGCGATATTGGAAGATATTGAAGCGGGAGTTGAACCACAAAACAAAATGAAAACGGTTGTGGTTGAAGACAGAAAACAAGCGATTAAACTAGCTTGTCAACAAGCCACTGCAGGTGATATTATATTGATTGCAGGGAAAGGGCACGAAACGTATCAAGAGATAAAAGGAGTAAGAAGTCATTTTAGTGACTTAGAAATAGTAAAGGAGTTTTTAGAACTATAG
- a CDS encoding penicillin-binding protein: MALGNKNIYVNIYVVTAIVLLLAGGVIYRMLLIQGVEGSELRQKARSENRVKEEVIEANRGNVYSADGSLLATSVPVFEIRFDGVAPKQENFEKEVKPLADSLAVMFRKPSAYYENMLRKGRASKSRYILIARNLSYVEYVRIKNFPLFKRGGNGGGFISSQKTVRQHPIGRIAKRTIGYERKNEDGTFGRVGIEGAFTDYLSGYDGKRKMQSLAKNQWKPINDENEIEPIDGKDIISTIDVYIQDIAHHALLQSLEKYSADHGCVIVMETKTGAIRAISNLGRDEKTGGYYETVNYAVGEKHEPGSTFKLASLLALLEKKQIDTARIYDTNEGVVRFYNARVRDSKHGGYGKVSLARGIELSSNTVITQAVDEAFKNDPKVFTDYLSSLWMDKPLGLKIKGEAIPYVPKPGKKGWSGLALPWMAFGYGLSVTPLQTLTLYNAVANDGEMVKPYFVSEIKEFDQTIQKFDKVVLNPQIASPDVIHQARAILENTVKKGTGRKLYSPNFSMAGKTGTAQVNYGKGKGYGSDMYYSSSFAGYFPADNPKYSCIVVIHKPDRSKSYYGADVAGPVFKRIAQKIYTDVPTTKEMRDSNEVPTSIVESYQSFLVQNQFGEAMMPDVRGMQVMDALPLLENLGLKVQVKGVGKVKTQSILAGQKIDKNQKVVLELS, from the coding sequence ATGGCCCTAGGTAACAAAAATATTTATGTCAATATTTATGTCGTCACTGCGATAGTATTGCTACTAGCAGGAGGGGTAATTTATAGGATGCTATTAATTCAAGGAGTAGAAGGGAGTGAGCTTCGTCAAAAAGCGCGAAGTGAAAACCGAGTGAAAGAGGAAGTAATAGAAGCCAATAGAGGAAATGTTTATTCTGCTGATGGAAGCTTATTAGCCACATCAGTGCCGGTCTTTGAAATACGTTTTGACGGGGTTGCACCCAAACAAGAAAACTTTGAAAAAGAAGTAAAACCATTAGCGGATTCGCTAGCGGTGATGTTCCGTAAACCAAGTGCATATTATGAAAATATGTTGCGAAAAGGTAGAGCATCTAAAAGCCGATATATTCTTATCGCTCGAAATTTGAGCTATGTAGAATATGTGCGAATCAAAAATTTCCCTCTTTTTAAACGAGGAGGAAATGGCGGAGGTTTTATTTCTTCTCAAAAAACGGTTCGCCAGCATCCAATCGGAAGAATTGCCAAACGTACCATTGGGTATGAACGCAAGAATGAAGATGGGACATTCGGAAGAGTTGGAATTGAAGGCGCTTTTACAGATTATCTGAGTGGATATGACGGAAAGCGTAAAATGCAAAGCTTAGCGAAGAATCAGTGGAAACCAATTAATGATGAGAATGAAATTGAACCGATTGATGGAAAGGATATCATCTCAACCATTGATGTGTACATTCAAGATATCGCGCATCACGCTTTGTTGCAATCGTTAGAGAAGTACAGCGCAGATCACGGTTGTGTGATTGTAATGGAAACGAAAACGGGCGCTATTCGAGCAATTTCAAATCTTGGACGAGATGAGAAAACGGGAGGGTACTATGAAACGGTGAACTATGCAGTGGGAGAAAAACATGAGCCTGGTTCGACGTTTAAATTAGCCTCACTTTTAGCATTGTTAGAGAAAAAGCAAATAGATACGGCTCGTATTTATGATACAAATGAGGGAGTGGTTCGCTTTTATAATGCAAGAGTACGCGATTCCAAACATGGAGGATATGGTAAAGTTTCCTTAGCAAGGGGAATTGAATTGTCTTCGAATACTGTAATTACACAGGCAGTAGATGAAGCATTTAAAAATGATCCGAAAGTTTTTACGGATTATTTGAGCTCTTTGTGGATGGATAAACCCTTGGGATTAAAAATAAAAGGAGAAGCAATTCCTTATGTACCTAAGCCAGGAAAAAAAGGATGGAGCGGATTAGCCTTGCCTTGGATGGCTTTTGGATATGGTTTATCAGTAACGCCTTTGCAAACCTTGACCTTATATAATGCAGTAGCCAATGATGGTGAAATGGTCAAACCTTATTTTGTGTCTGAAATCAAAGAATTTGATCAAACGATACAAAAATTTGATAAGGTTGTGTTGAACCCGCAAATTGCCTCACCAGATGTTATTCATCAAGCGAGAGCAATTTTAGAAAATACAGTGAAAAAAGGAACAGGTAGAAAACTGTACTCACCAAACTTTTCTATGGCTGGTAAAACAGGAACCGCACAGGTGAATTATGGAAAAGGAAAAGGATATGGTTCAGACATGTACTATTCTTCTTCTTTTGCTGGATATTTTCCAGCTGATAATCCAAAATATTCGTGTATCGTCGTGATTCATAAACCCGATCGATCTAAGAGTTATTATGGAGCGGATGTAGCAGGACCTGTATTCAAGCGAATTGCGCAGAAGATTTATACAGATGTTCCTACAACGAAAGAAATGAGGGACTCCAATGAGGTGCCAACAAGTATTGTAGAAAGTTATCAATCTTTCTTGGTACAAAATCAATTTGGAGAGGCAATGATGCCAGATGTAAGAGGAATGCAAGTCATGGATGCCTTGCCTTTATTGGAGAACTTAGGATTAAAAGTTCAAGTCAAAGGGGTAGGAAAAGTCAAAACGCAATCAATACTAGCAGGACAAAAAATAGATAAGAATCAAAAAGTAGTTTTAGAACTATCGTGA
- a CDS encoding FtsL-like putative cell division protein → MKKTIASPVDVIKAKILVNENSAKTWAFIIYVIVLGMILIGNTQRYESKVFKIGKLTHEVKMLRAEFVATRSELMELKMESTITRKLEEEGIYPSETPPQKIKVLREVDNKTFWNKLWP, encoded by the coding sequence ATGAAAAAAACAATAGCAAGTCCAGTAGATGTAATAAAAGCTAAAATTCTCGTGAACGAGAATTCCGCGAAGACGTGGGCCTTTATTATATATGTGATTGTGTTAGGAATGATACTGATTGGAAACACCCAACGATACGAATCGAAAGTGTTTAAAATTGGAAAATTAACCCACGAAGTGAAAATGCTCCGTGCTGAGTTTGTCGCAACGCGATCAGAACTTATGGAACTGAAAATGGAATCGACAATTACTCGAAAATTAGAAGAAGAAGGAATTTATCCTTCTGAAACACCACCGCAAAAAATTAAGGTGTTGAGGGAGGTAGACAATAAAACATTTTGGAATAAACTATGGCCCTAG
- the rsmH gene encoding 16S rRNA (cytosine(1402)-N(4))-methyltransferase RsmH, with amino-acid sequence MSKDLYAYHRPVLLTETVDGLNIRPDGVYVDVTFGGGGHSREILSRLGENGKLFAFDQDDDAVKNAIDDPRFVLINQNFRHLKRYLRFYGVREVDGILGDLGVSSHQFDVAERGFSTRFAGDLDMRMNQKGELSAYHVVNDYDEKDLRYVLSVYGELNNAGAMAHTIVNARANGEIKDTDQLKQVLARFLPAHKTAKILAQVYQAIRIEVNQEIEVLKELLEQSVEVLKPEGRLSVISYHSLEDRLVKRFMKNGMFEGEPERDMFGRFEVPLKQLGKLIVPTEEEIAVNNRARSAKLRIAEKK; translated from the coding sequence ATGAGTAAAGATTTATACGCATATCATAGACCTGTTTTGTTAACCGAAACAGTGGATGGATTAAATATCCGTCCCGATGGCGTTTATGTGGATGTGACATTTGGTGGTGGCGGACATTCAAGGGAAATTTTGAGCCGCTTGGGTGAAAATGGAAAATTATTCGCATTTGATCAGGATGATGATGCAGTGAAAAATGCAATTGATGATCCTCGATTTGTCTTGATTAATCAAAACTTTAGACACTTGAAACGCTATTTGAGATTTTATGGTGTACGCGAAGTAGATGGAATCTTAGGAGATTTAGGTGTTTCGTCTCATCAGTTTGATGTTGCAGAACGCGGTTTTTCTACTCGTTTTGCAGGGGACCTCGATATGCGCATGAATCAAAAAGGTGAATTATCAGCGTATCATGTAGTTAATGATTATGACGAGAAAGATTTGAGATATGTGTTGAGCGTATATGGAGAGCTGAACAATGCAGGTGCAATGGCACATACAATTGTAAATGCACGAGCAAACGGAGAGATAAAAGATACGGATCAGCTGAAACAAGTACTAGCTCGATTTTTACCTGCACACAAAACAGCTAAAATTTTAGCGCAAGTGTATCAAGCTATTCGAATTGAAGTAAATCAAGAGATTGAAGTACTAAAAGAATTGTTAGAACAAAGTGTTGAGGTGCTGAAGCCAGAAGGAAGGTTGAGCGTAATCTCCTATCATTCATTAGAAGATCGCTTAGTAAAGCGCTTCATGAAAAATGGCATGTTTGAAGGGGAACCAGAACGCGACATGTTTGGAAGATTTGAAGTTCCGTTGAAACAATTAGGGAAACTCATTGTTCCAACAGAAGAAGAGATAGCAGTAAATAACAGAGCTCGATCAGCGAAGTTGAGAATTGCCGAGAAAAAATGA
- the mraZ gene encoding division/cell wall cluster transcriptional repressor MraZ, whose translation MTSIIGTYECKVDTKGRVLVPASLKKQLPAMADGFVLKRSVFETCLELWPMAEWEKMMLKINKLNPFDKKVDTFIRAFMAGVKLVDIDDAGRLLIAKDLLQFGNITKEIVMASKVNIVEIWDKDLYEATLEPDDFDFGALAQEVMSNISFDE comes from the coding sequence TTGACGTCGATTATTGGTACATACGAGTGTAAAGTCGATACCAAAGGTAGGGTATTGGTGCCTGCTTCTTTGAAGAAGCAGTTACCTGCTATGGCTGATGGTTTTGTGCTAAAAAGATCGGTGTTTGAGACGTGTTTGGAATTGTGGCCAATGGCTGAATGGGAGAAGATGATGTTGAAGATCAACAAACTGAATCCTTTTGATAAAAAAGTAGATACGTTTATTCGCGCCTTTATGGCGGGAGTTAAACTTGTAGATATTGATGATGCAGGTCGTTTGCTAATTGCAAAGGATCTGTTGCAGTTTGGAAATATTACGAAAGAAATCGTAATGGCATCCAAAGTGAATATCGTTGAAATATGGGATAAAGACCTGTATGAAGCTACTTTAGAACCAGATGATTTTGATTTTGGAGCGTTGGCGCAAGAAGTAATGAGTAATATTAGTTTTGATGAGTAA
- a CDS encoding alpha/beta fold hydrolase, whose amino-acid sequence MERTLKEDGKFRYVEVGEGTPIIILHGLMGGLSNFDGVANFFPQKGYKVIIPELPLYTNSILKTNVKAFAKFVKDFIERIGYKDVILLGNSLGGHIALYFAKMYPQYLKAMVLTGSSGLYESAMGDSYPKRGDYEYIRKKAEDVFYDPAVATKEIVDDVFATVNDRMKLIKTLTIAKSAIRHNMSKDLPKINVPTCLIWGKNDKVTPPEVAVEFNELLPDSNLYWIDKCGHAAMMEHPDEFNELLNKWFNERNI is encoded by the coding sequence ATGGAGCGAACTTTAAAAGAAGACGGTAAATTCCGATATGTGGAAGTTGGTGAAGGAACACCAATTATCATCTTACATGGATTAATGGGAGGACTTAGTAATTTCGATGGAGTTGCAAATTTCTTTCCTCAAAAAGGCTATAAAGTTATTATTCCTGAACTGCCTTTATATACCAATAGCATTTTAAAAACGAATGTCAAAGCCTTTGCTAAATTTGTCAAAGACTTTATTGAGCGCATTGGTTATAAAGATGTTATTTTATTGGGTAACTCACTTGGAGGTCATATTGCGTTGTATTTTGCTAAAATGTATCCTCAATATCTAAAAGCTATGGTGCTGACAGGAAGTTCAGGGCTATACGAGAGTGCTATGGGTGATAGTTATCCGAAGCGCGGGGATTATGAGTATATACGAAAAAAAGCAGAAGATGTGTTTTATGATCCTGCTGTAGCAACAAAAGAAATCGTAGATGATGTTTTTGCTACTGTAAATGATCGCATGAAGTTGATTAAAACGTTGACGATTGCCAAAAGTGCAATTCGACACAATATGTCTAAGGACTTACCAAAAATAAATGTTCCTACTTGTTTAATTTGGGGAAAAAACGATAAAGTAACTCCACCGGAAGTTGCTGTAGAATTTAACGAATTGCTACCTGATTCAAACCTATATTGGATTGATAAGTGTGGACATGCCGCTATGATGGAACACCCAGACGAATTCAATGAACTATTGAATAAGTGGTTCAACGAACGCAACATATAA
- the yihA gene encoding ribosome biogenesis GTP-binding protein YihA/YsxC yields the protein MKINTAAFVMSNSEVSKCPNEPLPEYAFIGRSNVGKSSLINMLTNSKSLAKTSSRPGKTQLINHFKINSNWFLVDLPGYGYAKVSKKTKGVFQKFITEYFEKRRQLVSAFVLIDIRHEAQKIDLEFMEYLGESGIPFAIIFTKADKVGKTKVPQLVADYKKQLLSGIWEEMPPYFITSSEDKTGRDEVLNYIDTINQDIFKNPLPI from the coding sequence ATGAAAATAAACACCGCAGCATTTGTAATGAGTAACTCTGAAGTAAGTAAGTGCCCGAATGAGCCTTTACCAGAGTATGCATTTATAGGAAGATCCAATGTTGGAAAGTCTTCTTTAATCAACATGCTTACCAATTCAAAATCTTTAGCGAAGACTTCTTCAAGACCTGGAAAGACACAATTGATTAACCACTTTAAGATTAATTCAAATTGGTTTTTAGTCGATTTACCAGGCTATGGATATGCTAAAGTATCGAAGAAAACAAAAGGTGTTTTTCAGAAATTCATCACAGAGTATTTTGAAAAACGCAGACAATTAGTTTCTGCTTTTGTTTTGATTGACATCAGACATGAAGCACAAAAGATTGATTTAGAGTTCATGGAGTATTTAGGAGAATCTGGTATTCCCTTTGCTATCATTTTTACCAAAGCCGATAAGGTTGGAAAAACGAAAGTACCTCAATTAGTTGCCGATTATAAGAAGCAGCTGTTAAGTGGTATTTGGGAAGAAATGCCTCCTTATTTTATCACTTCTTCCGAAGACAAAACAGGACGCGATGAAGTATTGAATTATATTGATACAATCAATCAAGATATCTTCAAGAATCCACTACCGATATAA
- a CDS encoding response regulator transcription factor: MVHIAILEEKELVRLGIKTIAEQVAQEEIVWYDLQTVQDIRMFLKKNSSGCVFFNPTTYQLLQQVDVIYELKNTYERSIWVMWLEELPEIWLKKMLHMKSVHGFNLLQQKDSLQEIKKGLTTVWRRENYIAACVQEVFNSYKTTAFKVDQILTNAEREILKEIATGKMTKEIAADRNISIHTVITHRKNIFKKLEVNSVHDATRYAIRAGIITVNDYYI; encoded by the coding sequence ATGGTGCATATTGCTATTTTAGAAGAGAAAGAATTGGTTCGTTTGGGAATAAAAACGATAGCAGAGCAGGTTGCGCAAGAAGAAATCGTCTGGTATGATTTACAAACGGTGCAAGATATTCGTATGTTCTTGAAAAAGAATAGTTCAGGCTGTGTGTTTTTTAATCCAACAACCTATCAATTACTACAACAAGTAGATGTGATTTACGAGTTGAAAAATACGTATGAACGCAGTATATGGGTAATGTGGTTAGAAGAGCTACCTGAGATATGGTTAAAGAAAATGTTACATATGAAATCTGTCCATGGTTTTAATTTATTGCAACAAAAAGATTCATTACAGGAAATCAAAAAAGGGTTAACGACAGTATGGCGCAGAGAAAATTATATTGCCGCTTGTGTACAGGAAGTCTTTAATTCATATAAAACGACAGCTTTTAAAGTGGATCAGATTTTGACTAATGCAGAACGAGAAATTTTGAAAGAAATTGCGACAGGTAAAATGACGAAAGAAATTGCAGCAGATCGCAATATTAGCATCCATACCGTAATCACCCACCGAAAGAATATTTTTAAAAAATTGGAAGTGAATAGTGTGCATGATGCTACACGATACGCTATTCGAGCAGGAATCATTACCGTGAATGACTATTATATTTAG
- a CDS encoding RagB/SusD family nutrient uptake outer membrane protein, protein MKNYINYTKVLFLLLSLGLVSCELETSPTDAMEKKEVFKTVSGSEKVLNGSWGQLMETFNSYANPGFGSFLRASDAMGNDVVLQTNKYGFGSHYQFNALYGKGGTNSLSWSLAYKTINNMNNILANIDEVQGDGGERRRVKGQAYALRGFMYLHLASSYAFAIDHNPNALTAPIYLEPTTAKSQPGKRATVTEVYNQALKDLEEALVLIPEGYVRAQKFQFDNNVVLGLLARANLYARNWEKAKEYSDRLLVKNDYLMNEIEYKSGFNDVNNREWIWGHPQTPDQSDASYQFHFLDVTSKDSYYYSFNADPYFKDLFEDGDYRKSMINWAPNPGADLAKASVVWMRYGKFKFKAGQIADIVLMRTSEIYLINAEAKARLNDGDAINKLNAVKQARNAALATNLSGNDLLEAIWLERRKELFGEGFSLVDIVRNQKAVVRKKYEQSKVEYTYVVRDANGNEETITKLMTANGHYALNFPDQSPFVANSPYYLYQIPAVEERENPNL, encoded by the coding sequence ATGAAAAATTATATCAATTATACAAAAGTTTTATTCTTACTACTTTCTTTGGGATTGGTTTCTTGTGAATTAGAAACTTCGCCAACAGATGCCATGGAGAAAAAAGAAGTATTTAAAACGGTTTCGGGTAGCGAAAAGGTTTTAAATGGAAGTTGGGGGCAATTGATGGAAACATTCAATTCGTATGCAAACCCTGGATTTGGTTCTTTTTTACGTGCCAGTGATGCAATGGGGAATGATGTTGTATTGCAAACCAACAAATATGGTTTTGGATCACATTATCAATTCAATGCCTTGTATGGAAAAGGCGGAACAAATTCATTGAGTTGGAGCCTAGCCTATAAGACAATTAACAACATGAATAATATCTTGGCTAATATTGATGAGGTACAAGGTGATGGAGGAGAGAGAAGAAGAGTGAAAGGTCAAGCATATGCTTTGAGAGGATTTATGTACTTGCATTTGGCATCATCTTATGCTTTTGCGATTGACCATAATCCAAATGCTTTAACAGCTCCAATTTACTTAGAACCAACTACAGCTAAATCACAGCCTGGAAAAAGAGCAACCGTAACGGAAGTGTATAACCAAGCGCTTAAAGATTTGGAAGAAGCATTGGTATTAATTCCTGAAGGATATGTTCGTGCACAAAAGTTTCAATTCGATAACAATGTAGTTTTAGGTTTATTGGCTCGAGCAAATTTATACGCTAGAAATTGGGAAAAGGCGAAAGAATATTCGGATCGCTTATTAGTGAAGAACGATTATTTGATGAATGAAATAGAGTATAAATCGGGGTTTAATGATGTCAATAACCGCGAGTGGATTTGGGGACATCCACAAACACCAGATCAAAGTGATGCGTCGTACCAATTCCATTTTTTAGATGTTACATCAAAAGATAGCTATTACTATAGCTTTAATGCTGATCCGTACTTTAAAGATTTATTTGAAGATGGTGATTATAGAAAATCAATGATTAATTGGGCACCAAATCCGGGTGCAGATCTAGCGAAAGCCTCTGTAGTTTGGATGCGTTATGGTAAATTTAAATTTAAAGCAGGTCAAATTGCGGATATCGTATTGATGCGTACATCAGAGATTTATTTAATCAATGCGGAAGCAAAAGCACGATTAAATGATGGAGATGCAATAAATAAATTAAATGCAGTTAAACAGGCTAGAAATGCTGCTTTGGCAACAAACTTATCTGGAAATGATTTACTAGAAGCAATTTGGCTTGAAAGAAGAAAAGAATTATTCGGAGAGGGATTTAGCTTAGTTGATATTGTAAGAAATCAAAAAGCAGTAGTTCGAAAAAAATACGAACAAAGTAAGGTGGAGTATACGTATGTGGTACGCGATGCAAATGGCAATGAGGAAACAATAACAAAATTAATGACCGCTAATGGGCATTATGCATTGAATTTCCCAGATCAAAGTCCGTTTGTAGCAAATAGCCCGTATTATTTATACCAAATACCTGCAGTAGAAGAGCGAGAGAATCCGAACCTATAA